One window of Deltaproteobacteria bacterium genomic DNA carries:
- a CDS encoding PEGA domain-containing protein, translating into MKKLAFKALCLWITLLFFVPPVTAKEPGVAVLELRHASVSPTESRTMAQTLRKKLSTEGKVLSEAETREGLSGFQDQTPVSGLGAVYETAMQNYRRLELETAERELKRKLGESQRGESPKGGMTLEDAFHLVPATLLLGELAQAQGRQKEAVFYFREAARLSLDTPLNEKRYSPQIRKLYEREKETLLKDKQKLARVRVESPVRGKGASPKGDSPKVHLNGILKGEAPLVLSGLPTGRHYVTVTAEGYRPYFSPIDLSPGVETGVTATLEKMDTGQQESLGEAPFAGFSVSSLQAQEEITGKAVSAGKLLGVDQVILVSVTGEGGQFQATARLVDVVSRRLQPAASIGFDKTSRSREAASAKLASHLTAKPLAIAQREGSSVPRSPLGGSPLGGAPLKNRFVSEEKPLWVKPIFWIISGVILAGAGTGIGLALSSGGGASEVPVTVSGNIPSVTGQ; encoded by the coding sequence ATGAAGAAATTAGCCTTCAAGGCGCTTTGTCTCTGGATAACGCTTCTCTTCTTCGTCCCTCCGGTGACCGCCAAAGAACCGGGGGTAGCCGTCCTTGAACTCCGCCACGCCTCGGTTTCCCCCACGGAGAGCCGGACGATGGCCCAGACCCTCCGCAAAAAACTCTCTACAGAAGGAAAGGTTCTCTCGGAGGCCGAAACCAGAGAAGGACTCAGCGGTTTTCAGGATCAAACCCCAGTTAGTGGTCTTGGTGCTGTCTATGAAACGGCCATGCAGAACTACCGTCGGCTGGAACTGGAGACTGCAGAACGGGAATTAAAGCGGAAATTAGGAGAATCCCAGAGGGGTGAGTCACCCAAGGGGGGAATGACCTTGGAAGACGCCTTTCACCTGGTCCCGGCAACCCTCCTGTTGGGGGAACTGGCCCAAGCCCAGGGAAGACAAAAAGAGGCGGTTTTCTACTTTCGTGAAGCGGCCCGTCTTTCACTGGACACCCCGTTGAACGAAAAAAGATATTCACCGCAGATTCGTAAACTGTACGAACGGGAAAAAGAGACCCTTTTAAAGGATAAACAAAAACTGGCGCGGGTCCGGGTGGAATCCCCTGTCCGTGGCAAGGGTGCTTCACCCAAGGGTGATTCACCCAAAGTCCACTTGAATGGTATCCTGAAAGGGGAGGCCCCGCTTGTGCTTTCCGGCCTCCCGACAGGAAGACATTACGTTACTGTCACGGCGGAAGGATACCGGCCCTATTTTAGTCCGATCGATCTCTCTCCCGGAGTGGAAACCGGTGTCACCGCCACGCTTGAAAAAATGGATACGGGCCAGCAAGAATCCTTGGGTGAAGCACCCTTTGCCGGTTTTTCGGTCTCCAGCCTGCAAGCCCAGGAGGAGATCACGGGAAAGGCAGTCTCCGCCGGTAAACTCCTCGGCGTCGATCAGGTCATTCTTGTCTCCGTTACCGGGGAGGGGGGGCAGTTTCAGGCGACGGCCCGCCTTGTTGATGTTGTGAGCCGGCGGCTCCAACCGGCCGCCAGTATCGGATTTGACAAAACATCCCGTAGCCGGGAAGCGGCCTCTGCCAAATTGGCTTCGCATCTCACAGCCAAACCCTTGGCCATTGCCCAAAGGGAAGGTAGCTCCGTTCCTCGTTCTCCCTTGGGTGGATCACCCTTGGGTGGAGCACCTTTGAAAAATCGTTTCGTTTCTGAAGAAAAACCGCTCTGGGTAAAACCGATCTTCTGGATCATCAGCGGGGTCATCCTTGCCGGGGCAGGGACAGGGATTGGGCTCGCCCTTTCCAGTGGAGGGGGAGCCTCCGAAGTGCCGGTCACTGTTTCGGGAAATATTCCAAGTGTAACGGGTCAGTAG
- a CDS encoding LamG domain-containing protein, translated as MKPWFLTLLVFLTACGSLEKGSGSSVAFDLPPALQTQSTTDTKAFLLATNSEETKELELTIAGGKVSGTINLKPGLWTLELHFYQKAPSGSYLLVAMVSFGEKEVGEEGLELSYDPSQIFFDDFNGTSPSIASPSVSLPENCSKLFDCDGDGFSNFEEIKAGSNPEDAKSMPQKKSESVSAPVATTTTINKSSVTVTTPPLTRVMDGLVGWWKFDEGTGYLAKDSSGNGNDGTLMPQTTESPGRLANGVSGEFLHFDGEGDGSQDYVLIGDKPTLEGMTQLTVEAWVRTNHPNQKNTAVISKDWSNNGSYVLRMNPSEANASDGMINFRTETDTGDVTERNADTESGQAINDGAWHHVVGTYDGATQKIFIDGILQSYVAQTGIIDTGDYDLCFATTCYTNGDGSRGFYRFFIGDLDEVAIYNRALTTAEVRNNCQVNDPTGSTCAADDVPDQITPSGVTLPPTRAFISWKRGTIPTGKTFDHDQLCYATNGSDISPPASCLNPTNRTVPYHVLEPLTANNTDYRWKVRTCYNAAGTDCSAYSPVWSFSTNSLPTAWWKFDQTPIVNGTTLLDVGISGQNGTFVGNGTWGHTDTGDGILDTALFLNGLEEYVDLGTPAFVDWNASEGTLSGRVKILVVGGGIFSNSDGDAWVNERLTLFFRNLSNTWGWSFADGTTSQNDSFSPLPQNEWATFTVAWNGTTVWTYLNGLLINQQAQTVIPVLFSNPGTSWLGRTQGISPDNLANYLDGSIDEVAIFRYALSSEAIINNFCATEALAGISPLPEVCQ; from the coding sequence ATGAAACCTTGGTTTCTCACATTACTTGTCTTTCTCACCGCCTGCGGTTCTTTGGAAAAGGGAAGTGGGTCTTCGGTCGCCTTTGACCTTCCTCCCGCCCTGCAGACGCAAAGCACGACCGACACCAAGGCATTTTTGCTGGCAACGAACAGTGAAGAAACCAAAGAACTGGAACTCACCATCGCCGGTGGCAAGGTCTCCGGAACCATTAATCTGAAACCGGGTCTCTGGACCCTCGAACTCCATTTCTACCAAAAGGCACCGTCAGGGAGCTATCTCCTGGTCGCCATGGTCTCGTTTGGAGAAAAAGAGGTCGGGGAGGAGGGGCTGGAACTCTCTTACGACCCCTCCCAGATCTTCTTTGACGATTTTAACGGAACCTCCCCCTCGATCGCCTCTCCTTCGGTCTCCCTCCCTGAAAACTGCTCCAAGCTCTTTGATTGTGACGGGGATGGATTCAGCAACTTTGAAGAGATCAAAGCAGGGAGTAACCCCGAAGATGCCAAGAGTATGCCTCAAAAGAAGTCAGAGAGTGTCTCGGCCCCGGTCGCAACCACAACAACCATCAATAAATCTTCAGTCACTGTGACAACACCACCGCTGACACGTGTGATGGATGGACTCGTCGGGTGGTGGAAATTTGATGAGGGGACAGGATATCTGGCCAAGGACTCCAGCGGAAATGGGAATGATGGAACCCTGATGCCCCAGACCACCGAGAGTCCCGGGCGTCTTGCCAACGGAGTCTCCGGCGAATTCCTCCATTTTGACGGCGAAGGAGACGGGAGTCAGGATTATGTCCTCATCGGAGATAAACCGACTCTGGAAGGGATGACACAGTTGACGGTGGAGGCCTGGGTCAGGACCAACCATCCGAATCAAAAAAACACCGCTGTCATATCGAAGGACTGGTCAAATAATGGGTCCTATGTTTTACGAATGAATCCCAGCGAGGCAAACGCGAGTGACGGGATGATTAATTTTCGGACGGAAACCGACACGGGGGATGTCACAGAACGAAATGCGGATACGGAGTCCGGTCAGGCCATTAACGATGGTGCCTGGCATCACGTGGTCGGAACCTACGACGGTGCCACCCAAAAGATTTTCATCGACGGGATCCTGCAGAGCTACGTAGCACAGACCGGGATCATCGACACGGGAGATTACGATCTCTGTTTTGCCACCACTTGTTACACCAATGGTGACGGGAGCCGGGGTTTTTACCGATTTTTTATCGGAGACTTGGACGAAGTCGCCATCTACAACCGTGCCCTTACAACCGCGGAGGTCCGCAATAACTGCCAGGTCAATGACCCCACCGGAAGCACCTGTGCGGCCGATGATGTGCCGGATCAAATCACACCATCGGGCGTAACTCTCCCACCAACACGCGCGTTTATTTCCTGGAAGAGGGGAACGATTCCCACCGGAAAAACTTTTGATCATGATCAACTTTGCTATGCCACTAACGGTTCCGACATCAGCCCTCCAGCAAGCTGCCTGAACCCAACCAACCGGACAGTACCGTATCATGTTTTGGAACCCCTCACCGCCAACAACACTGACTACCGCTGGAAGGTCCGCACTTGTTACAACGCCGCCGGAACTGACTGCTCCGCTTATTCGCCGGTATGGAGTTTCTCGACCAACAGTCTACCGACCGCATGGTGGAAATTCGACCAGACACCGATTGTCAATGGAACGACCCTCTTAGACGTGGGAATCAGTGGTCAAAACGGGACATTTGTGGGCAATGGCACATGGGGGCACACCGACACAGGGGACGGCATTTTAGACACAGCTCTTTTCCTGAATGGGCTGGAAGAATATGTCGATTTAGGAACTCCCGCCTTTGTCGATTGGAACGCCAGTGAAGGAACCCTCAGCGGTCGCGTCAAAATCCTGGTTGTTGGGGGGGGCATCTTCTCGAATAGCGATGGAGATGCCTGGGTCAATGAGAGACTCACTCTATTCTTCCGGAACCTAAGCAACACATGGGGGTGGTCGTTTGCTGACGGCACAACGTCCCAAAATGACTCCTTCAGCCCACTGCCGCAAAACGAATGGGCCACATTCACCGTAGCCTGGAATGGAACAACAGTGTGGACTTATTTGAATGGTCTCCTCATTAACCAACAGGCCCAAACCGTTATTCCCGTACTCTTTTCGAACCCGGGTACATCATGGCTTGGCAGGACTCAAGGCATTTCACCCGACAACTTGGC